The genomic interval GAGACAAATTAAATTCTAAAGGGCTAAGTAGTATTCTATAATTCAAaagtagaggggctggagagatggttcagtgataagagcactcattgctcttgcaggttacctgggtttgattcccagcacccacatggcagctcacaaccacctgttaactccagtctcaggggaatctaatgccctcttctggcctttgtgggcactgcatgtccacagtgcatagacacacatgcagtcaaaacGTTCACACATAAAGTCTTTACAaagaaaagtttcagaggagCCTGAGTGGCAGACATGGAGAACTGTAGAGAGCTCAGTCTGCGAGCAGAGGGTTAGCTATCCTAACTACTGCCCAGAGTCCGTGTCTGTGACCAGGTCCCTACATCAGGAGGTAGCAGCCCAATCTTGGCTACCTGGAGGATACCAGATGCCTCTTAGAACAAATGCCAACGTTTGTTAAAGAAGTCTCATCTCTAAAGTGAAATGAATGGCAGCATATTGTAAGATCCCTGGATAAAACAAATACCTGCACGTCCCACCCCCACACTGCTACCTGGTTAAGTTCAGGAGTGGCCCTGGGAGTTTTGTGTTCAGACACATACAGTAAAGAAGAAGTGTGAAACTTTAATCCTGACTACAAGTTAAAAAGTGACATCATACATTTTCTAATGGGAGGTGTCAGCAGGAGAAGCCTCGGTGCCCTGTGGTGCCCTGTGGAGATGCTGGCACAGGTCCACTGTGACACTCAGGAAGTGGGCAGCTCCAGCAGCCTGCCACTCATGTGGGGAAGAGGATTGACCAGCAACTCACCGAGCCACTCCACCATAGTCCAAACCTTCCTCCCCTCGGAACTTCACCATCAGGCGCTTCTTTAGGTCTTTTGGCCGCATCTTCATGATCTGGCGATACGACTCCTACACATCAAAACCACAAGTTCACAAAAAAGATGTTTGAGAGTGGAGAGGATAGAACCCAGGTACTTTAACATACTAGCCAAGTGCTGCAGGTGAGCCACgcctcccagcccctcactgggggattctaggcaggtgctctaccactgagccacaccccagcccctccctgggggattctaggcaggggctctaccactgagccacgcccccagcccctcactgggggattctaggcaggggctctaccactgagccatacccccagcctctcactgggggattctaggcagaggctctaccactgagccacgcccccagcccctcactgggggactcactttccttcttcttcccagagaCAAGACCAGGACCAAATAGCCATGCACTGTCTCTGAGAAGGAAGTGCCCCAGCAGAAACTCTGAAGGAATGAATGGGTGTGAGGAGGACCCACAGGCTGAAGAATGATCTACACAGTTCAGGGCCAGCTGGGGTCCCGTCCTGAGTCACCAGCTTCTGCACAGAAAACCACTGAGCACTGAAAACTATtgtcagagacagacacacaactTCGCTCAGCTTGAGCCTAGGACCTGACAAACCCTGCATCTCACTAAACAGTAAAACTGGTCCCTCGGGGGAGAAGAGTCTTGGCTGGCTACACCAATCTTGGAAGACTCATATATGCACTACACAGAGACTACAAGGGGAGTCCGTGTCACCTGGTTAAGAAAGCGGTAAGTACTGCGGAGACCACGGAAGTCTGTCTGGAGGCTTCTCAGCAAACTACAGCTACATCTACAGGCACATATACACTTCAGAGCACTTAGCAAAATCTATGGTAAGTCATCAAGGCTCATTCACAATAGCTAAGTTCTGCAGTCAACCTTGGATAAAGAATATGTGGTGTGGACAGACACTAGAAGTTTTGTATCCATAGAATTAAGCAACCAGAGATAGTCATAGTGAGTGAGTTAAGCCTGTCTTAGAAGACAAATAACTGTGTTTTTTTCTCATAACCATAATCCCTAActtttatagatatataaaatcatGTAAGTATCTGTGAAGTTTAGGAAAACACCAGAGGGAGGACTGTAAGAGGGAGAAATCATAGAGTGGGGGctgggagacaggcagagccAACAAGATGAAATGTCCTTGTGTAACACTATTTGTATAATAAATAtccacaatgaaaaaaaatttttttgagacagggtctcactgtgtagccctggctgtcctagaactcaagtctgtagaccaggctggccttgaactcatagagatccacttgcccctgcctccctagtactgcgATATAAAGCACGTGCTACTATATCCAGCtataataaaaactaaacaacagATACATCAGTAAAGCGGATCCTTCAAATGCCAAGCAGAAAGCAGAGTCCACCAAGATGGCAAACACAGCTCATTTAACACAAACTTCCTTGCGTGCTTCCCCATGGGGCTATATGGTTTAGCAAGACATAATTCTTTACCTCAAATATCTCTTCTCTGGAGACTTCTATTCGACAGTGACCAGCCTGGGGCTGCTGAAGAGAGAGCTCGTGCCTGAGAACTTTGAGCTTCTGGACTAAGTCCCTCTCATATCTCTGGGCAGGAAGCTCCTCGTCCTCCACGGAGCCCTCACTGGGCAGCTGCAGCGGCTGGCTGGGCTCCTTGAGTTGGCACTGGTGACTGCAAAGAGGAGACGTGGCCGTCACTGGGCAGGCCAGAGAGCTGAAGCAGCCTGCAGCACACACCGCAGGCGGCAGGCTCTGCTAACGACAGGGCTGCTCAGATGAGTGACAACAGCCTGGCACAGGTGTGGGGGTACAATAAAGACGATGTCATTTATCTGCATGAGGGgtcttcctggttgtcaacttgacgacacctggaatgaactaaaacccaaatggctgGGCACACCATGAGGCCTTGTTCACTTTTTAATTACGTCATAAGAAGTGGGAATTACGTCATTTCAAGTCTGGATATTCAAAGTGGGGAGCTCCATCTCTAACCTGGGCCACATCACTGCTGGCCCTGATGAAGGACAAGGAAGAAGGAGTTTCACTCGCTCTGCCTGCTTCCTCTCATTCTGGCAAGTGTATTTCCTTTACTggtattagagcctacttcttcagatTCAAGAGTATACTGAGTATATTCTGAGATTCATCACAGCCTCATGGACAGaatagacagctattgttggactagctggatcaTAGCCTGTAAATcaatcatgtatgtgtgtgtgtgagtgtgtgtatacatgtacatacacaaatatatatatacatacacacacacacacactctataacTTTTGTTCCTCTATAGAACCCTAATACAATCTGTTATATTATTACTAAAAATTTCAACAGAAACCATCACTGTGTTATCCATCTACCCATGCCTTTGGAACCAACTGATACACTACTGGAAGGGCCTATGAAGAGCAGACTCTCCATGACATCCAGTggcacccactcctccttttgaTCAAGATTCCAAGCCCCGGTCACTAAGAATGAAGACCAGTAACAGAACGTAGGCTACCAGGGACAATATGGCATTTGCTTTTTTCAAGTCTTGCCACTTATGCAAGCTGCACAGAGCTATATGTGAGGCTGTCTGTGTGCTACTGACTATGGGTGGCATAAAGATCACACCCATCACTTCCAAGGCAGAAATGCCTGGCACAGAAGAAAACCACCATGCAGCAGCAGCGGCAGGCAACCCTTACAGAATGTGCTGTGCAGGTTTTGCTGGAGAACCTCTTCCTGCTATCATCTCAGAGCCCTTCACTTAGGCTGCTTGAAGGAAAAGGGCGCCAACAATGTGTAGCCTTAGTAATGGTCAGGCTAATCTCTGGGTTCAAACCACTGTCCAACAAATATCGACCTTATTTGCTTCTGCCCACTATTGAGCAAACACAATAGTAGGTACATAAGAAAATGACTAGTGGGGGGCTGAGGCAGGGCTCAGGGggtcaagtgcttgctgtgcaagtgaGCATGAGGACCCACCCACACTCAGATCCCAGCACCTAATaaaaaccccagtgctggggccaGAGCCAGGCAGACCCCGGGACTTGCTAGCCAGGCAGAGAAGTCAAGTGAGGTCCAGGCCATGCTGCTCAAAACTTAGAgtagagggatggaggaaggactcACACTGACGTATGGCCTCTGCACACATCCACTTCGAGCGCTTGCaccacccccacatacacacatacacacacacacacacatgcacacgtgtgcgcACCAATACTGGTGTAAGGAAGCATCCAATTATAAAGAGGCCAGCAAGGATTTAATGTCTTACTTCATGATGTGGTGAAGCCGTGGATCTGTAAACTGGGTTGTCCTATTATTGTGATCTACAAAATAGATTCTTCCCGACACTGTGCTTCGGACTTCCCAGCCTGGAGGCAGTGGCCCAAGTTCATCGCAGTTCACACTGTTAAGGTCTCTAGCAAAACGAACGTACAGAGAGCTTTATCCTACTGAGAACCAAGGATTGGCGGCAGCCACAGGGATTTCCTAGCAAGGTGCCCATGTCCCCTCACGCTGCAACTCCTGCTGACTCTGATAGGTCCAAGCCTCTGGCTTACAAATGGCAGCCACACACAGCAGGTAAAAAGAACACCTCTTGAGAGTCTATGCCTACCATAAGGAAGGGGGCTACCCCAGGAACCCCTTCCTTACCCAACAGAGGGACAGCTAGGGGGAAGCACCTGACTTCCATCAGCAAGCTCTTGGGAGTCACAAATCAAACAAGCAAAGATTCCTCTACTGAGAAGTTCCTAAGGCCCACACTTTCCAGACTGTGGGGGACAGAGCACACTGTGCCATGAGGGCCACAGGCACCCCATGTTCAGCAGCAAGTGTTCTCACTCTGGCCCCTTGATAACTGTGATCCTGTTGGCAGGGACCAGCATGCCTGCTCAAGATGCTTTAGAGATTAACATAGACACCTGCCATTTCTATAATGCATACCAAAAGGCAACTTGTTCATTTGCAGGTAATATTCCCACGCAAATGACAGACCCTGAACTGTAAATTCAACACCAAAGACAGGAAGCTGCTTGGGGgtaggtgggagggggcaatgatGAATAAAAGAGAATGGAGCACTACCGGAGTCTCTTAGGTAGTGATGCTactgtaagaaaagaaaaacagcagaggaaggaagaaagaaacttaaCTCTGGCACAGGGTGGGGCGGGGGTCTCTCTGACCTGGGCTCGGATGTATGGCCTTGTAGAAGGAATTCGTATAGAAAAGCTTCATCTCCCCCCGGAATGGTCCCCAAGGGACTGAGGCAAGAGGGGCAGtaaagcagaagagagaaagggtaACAGAGTCTTTATCTTTCCTGTTTAACTTTTATCACGGAAACTTCTATGCATTTACAAAAAGTCCAGAGAGATCACAGTAGATGGCCAATTTCAACAGCCCACCATGTTTCCAGTCCCCTCccaacacacaatcacacacacatacacacatgcatgcacgcacgcatgcacgcccCTGCCCAGCAAGTCCCAGCCTCCATCTCATCTCCCCTCACAGGGAGGGTACTGTTAGCTTCCATGGGAGGGGCTGGCTTTCTAGGCTGGTGAGACCTACCTGGGGATCCTGGGGTCATGCCATGTACTGACTCCAGTCTGCGTGTGCAAAAAGTAAACTTGTCCCTGCACTGTTGTCCTTTGCTctgtgggagggagaaaggggctgTGAGCAAGTATGTTTAGTTTCCACTCTAATCCTACTTCAGACTCCTAAGCTTTTATCTTAGTTTGCTTACTTGTTTACTTATGTTGGTGTTTTGACACAGGTCTTGTTATGCACCccaaattggccttgaactcatgattctcctgcctcagcatctgcaGTGGTGTGACTGCTGGTGTGCACCCTGCCTGACATCTGCAGTGGTGTGACTGCTGGTGTGCACCCTGTCCCTGCCTGACATCTGCAGTGGTGTGACTGCTGGTGTGCACCCTGTCCCTGCCTGACATCTGCAGTGGTGTGACTGCTGGTGTGCACCCTGTCCCTGCCTGACATCTGCAGTGGTGTGACTGCTGGTGTGCACCCTGTCCCTGTCTGACACCTGCAGTGGTGTGACTGCTGGTGTGCACCCTGTCCCTGTCTGACACCTGCAGTGGTGTGACCGCTGGTGTGCACCCTGTCCCTGCCTGACATCTGCAGTGGTGTGACCGCTGGTGTGCACCCTGTCCCTGCCTGACATCTGCACTGGTGTGGCCGCTGGTGTGCACCCTGTCCCTGTCTGACATCTGCAGTGGTGTGGCCGCTGGTGTGCACCCTGTCCCTGTCTGACATCTGCAGTGGTGTGACCGCTGGTGTGCACCCTGTCCCTGTCTGACATCTGCAGTGGTGTGACCGCTGGTGTGCACCCTGTCCCTGCCTGACATCTGCAGTGGTGTGACTGCTGGTGTGCACCCTGTCCCTGCCTGACATCTGCAGTGGTGTGACTGCTGGTGTGCACCCTGTCCCTGTCTGACACCTGCAGTGGTGTGACCGCTAGTGTGCACCCTGTCCCTGCCTGACATCTGCAGTGGTGTGACTGCTGGTGTGCACCCTGTCCCTGCCTGACATCTGCAGTGGTGTGACTGCTGGTGTGCACCCTGTCCCTGCTTCTTTCATCACTCTTTATgatcacagaaagaaagaattacaaGGCTGTGGCTGGCTTCCTTAACTCTACAGGTCTGGAGAGAACCCAATTCTTCCAGGCTTTCCCTCCCTGGGCTGCCTTGGAGAAGATGGCTCCACCTCCTCCGCCACAGAGACAACCTTTGACCATCGTCTCCTAGTGCCTGCATCTGGGTGATCTGCTGATGTGACCACATCCCTTCTTGGTCCTTCTTAGCACTGAAGCCACATGGCTCTGTGCACTCCATCCCCGTGATGCCCCTCCTAGTCTCACATCTCATACTATCCCGAGTCTCCAAGCTTCCCTCACACTGCCCCAGAGTTCATTACAACTTTCCCATCTGTATGTGGCCCAGGTCATCCAATGCCACAGTCATAGAAGGCACAGCTAAGCCATTAGCAGCTGTGCACAGCACATAGGGGCACAGGGCAAATCCCTCGATGTCCGAACTGGTTTTCTGTCACTTGATAGAAGCTAGAGTTATTTGGGAAAACAGAagtcttaactgagaaaatgcctccatcagattggcctgtaggcaagtctgtgagatACTTTATTGATTAGTTATTAATTTgggatggcccagcccactggACAGGTGGTCCCAGATGGTATAAGGAAGCAGGGTGAGACCAGGCACAGTAGCACATGTCTGTCCTTAGTTCCACCCCTCAGGAGACaggggcagatggatctctgagttcaaggccaggctgctcTACAGAGATAGTTCCAACCAGTCAAGACTTCAGACTGAGACCTGTCCCAAAAAACgcaagcaggctgaacaagcagTGAGCCACACGCCTCCATGGCCCCTGcctcagtccctgcctccagctcctaCCCTGACTCCCCTTAGTGACACACTAGAACTTACAAGCCTAATAAACCCTATTCTCCACAAACTACTTTTAGTCCTGGTGTTTACCATAGCCACAGGAAGCAGACTTTACACGCACCATAGCCTTCAGGCAGCTCTGGCGACTGGTGGCCATGTGGTCGGTTCTGGGGTGTCTGTAAGGGCCCTCGAACCTCAGGATTTCGGAGTCGCTGTACCAGGAGTCTCTGATCTTGGCTTGGAGACTCCACAAACCTGCAGTTCCCGCCTCCTGCTGCTGCACCAGTACCATCTGTATATGGGGCAGGTTCCTCCATGAGGCAGCTGAGCGGCCTTCCAGGGCCTGAGTCTTCATACACTGTTCTGGAAGGGAGGGCAGAACAGGCGTGGAAACATTATGGAAGTGTCACAAGACTCAAACACGCGATGCTCTCCATCCCTCTAACGAGTGACTGTGTTCTCAATGCAAAGCTTCATGAATTCCGAGGGTCCACCAAGAGAGAAAGAGCCAATCACGATTTAGAGCTCTATCTAGCAGGGCCACCGGAGGTGCCGCTACCTGACTGGGAAGGTGTTCCTGACACtccattttctttgttattttactCGAGGATGAAATTCTTGACTCTTAAGTACTTTTTAAACATTCTCTTCCCTCTCACAGCAGTTTCAAAACCAAATTGCCTCAATGAGTCACTTCCCTTTACAGTCAGATACTTTTTAAACTTCATATTGAAATTTTTCAATGCATGCACGACATGGAGGACCAGAACAATGGGCCTTTCCCCAAAAGCGGCAGCAGTCACAGGGGTGTCGCCAGGCTGCCCTCCACTCCTCCCCACCAAGGGGCTAGTGTCAGTTCAATCCCTGCATTTACTATCCTACCCGTATGTATTTTAGCATGGGCCACTTTGTTGTTTCTTTAAAGCCAATGACTTCTCCATTATTGTTGCtgaaccaaaataataataataaaataatcatcaccatcatcaaacACCGGTCAATGTTCAAATTTCTCTTAATTGTCTTATAAATCATGATTAAGACAGAGTCCAGggcctggggagacagctcagttgggaaaatgcTTCCCGCACAAGCAAGGAGGACTTGACTCAAAGCCTAGCTCATGTGGTGGTGTGTGCATATAATCAGCACAGGGGAGAAGGAGCCaggtagccctggttggcctgccTGGGCTAACTGGTGAGCCCCAAGCCAATGAGCCTGTCTAGAGAGTCAAGGTTGCTGCCCCCTAGGCAAGGGCATCAAGGCCGATCTGCACAAACACCCGCTGTTTCTTGGGCTTCTTTGTATTTTATAGCTTaggctgacccagaactcaggatcctcctgcctgtctccTTAGTGCTGACATGACAGGCATACGCCATTGTGCCCAGCTAAACTCTAATTGGTAGGAACTTCCCTGTGTTGGTTCCCGAATCTCTGGGGTATAATCCCTGGGTTAATTACACCTTCCTTCACACACTAGTATGGTAGCTTGGAGCAGTTTTATCCCACATAGCAGTATATGGTTTGACACTTCTTTCCTACAGGGAAAGAGAACATGGCTGGCACCACAGGGGGCAGCATGGTAGGCATACGTACCCTTCGTTCTCCAGCAGCCCTCTGCAGTCCACCACTGACCCTCCACCGCCTATTCTGTCTCGGGTCTGTAAACTGACTACAACACAAAAGAAAAGCCCGCATTAACACCCAGGGCTGCTCGAGACCCCTGTCAGTATCACACAAAGGAAGCGAGTTTACACCTCCCCCCCTGTTTTCAGTGTGGAGCACCTCAGGCCAACAGCTGCACATACCACACAACCATTTGAGCAGTCcttgaaagcagaaagcagaaaaggCCCTGAGCTTCTCATGCCCCATCCCCATAAAACTGGAGAATGCAACATTTCACTCCATTAAGTTATCCATCTTAAGAAGACTAGGTTTATGTTTAGTGAAGGTACAAACCTTCAATCTAAGAAAACATTTATGTTCTAGTCTCACTGGTGCAAACAACATGTTTTACTCCTAGGTTTTCAGTTGTTTGATTTCTGCCCCGACACACCCCTctacaaaggaaagaagaaattccAAGTGGGATGCAATGCATGAGAACTTGATCCTCAAGTTGCTTCTGGGCGGATGCAGCACTCACTGTCTTGGGACCTGAGGCATCTGGAGTCCGAGTGACTCAGCCGGGCTGCGGCTCCACTGACTCCATGCAGCACACACACCCAGCATGTGCTTTCCCCTAACACACTGCCAACAACAGGGTGGGCAAGGAGACAGTGACTCAGAGAGGTCACTCCATCGGAATGCCTGCAGGCAATGCAGCAAGCATGCTTTAACCTTTCTCTCCACACAATGGAGTCCTCTGACTGTGAGTCACATTACACAGAACTTGTCACACACTTTCTTTGCTTTTGCAACAGAATGGGGCTTCCCAGAAAAGCCACACTCCAGCTCCTGCCCCTGTAGTCTCAACTCTTATCACCCCTGACAAGATAAGGGTCGATTGTCCGTTCCTGTGCTGAGTAGCACAACACTTATAAACCACAACCTCCCATCCTGGCTGGAGTCACTGGAACTAAGTTTCAATGACAGGATGATGGGaaccagagaaaagaaaggaaaccacaCAAGAAAGGTttagtactggagagatggcccactgTGGTCTGCCCTGGAAGCCTGTCCCCCGTCAGCACTGGGAGCAGGACGGAGGGTTCCATCCAAGTCCCTTTATGCAGATGAGAAAATTCTTACCCACTATTTGGCCACGAACTGCATCAGTATCTGAGGGATTTAGTTTGCATAGATCCAAACGCTGGTCTGCAAACAAACAATTCAAAACTTAACCCAAAGAACGTTAActagggaggaaggcaggaattCTGCATTCGGCATTCAAATAAAAGTAAGACACAGGGCCGCCTAAGCTTTCCGAGGGTGCACTGAGAGGCAGAAGAGCGTCTGGTTCTTACAGCCAGTGTCTTTCAATCTGCTGATGGCATTGGAGAGCAGCCGCACACAGCCCAGGAAGCCAGCCCCCTGCTTCTTGTGGATCTTCTTGTGGTTCCACACACTGATGGTTATCGAGTCCGTTTTCCCAACATACCTGTGAGAGCACACAAACTCGTTCAGCACACAAACTCGTTCAGCACACAAACTCGTTCAGCACACGAGTCCATCGGGCCCTCACCCACATGCATCTGGCTGCCTCGGGACCCTGGCAGTGAGGGCAGAGCCACCATCCCTCATCAGGCACAGGAAAAGGACTCCCACCAGCTACACAAGCAGTGAGTGCAGGCAACCATGGTGTAATAagcatttttaaatttgtttttccctttgttcatttatttactgtACTAGAGATCCGAACCAGGGATTTCACAGGGGCCAAagcaagccctctaccactgaaccacacccTTGGTCCCTCACTGGCAAGAGTTCTACCTAAAGT from Mus musculus strain C57BL/6J chromosome 5, GRCm38.p6 C57BL/6J carries:
- the Smurf1 gene encoding E3 ubiquitin-protein ligase SMURF1 isoform X2, giving the protein MSNPGTRRNGSSIKIRLTVLCAKNLAKKDFFRLPDPFAKIVVDGSGQCHSTDTVKNTLDPKWNQHYDLYVGKTDSITISVWNHKKIHKKQGAGFLGCVRLLSNAISRLKDTGYQRLDLCKLNPSDTDAVRGQIVVSLQTRDRIGGGGSVVDCRGLLENEGTVYEDSGPGRPLSCLMEEPAPYTDGTGAAAGGGNCRFVESPSQDQRLLVQRLRNPEVRGPLQTPQNRPHGHQSPELPEGYEQRTTVQGQVYFLHTQTGVSTWHDPRIPSPLGTIPGGDEAFLYEFLLQGHTSEPRDLNSVNCDELGPLPPGWEVRSTVSGRIYFVDHNNRTTQFTDPRLHHIMNHQCQLKEPSQPLQLPSEGSVEDEELPAQRYERDLVQKLKVLRHELSLQQPQAGHCRIEVSREEIFEESYRQIMKMRPKDLKKRLMVKFRGEEGLDYGGVAREWLYLLCHEMLNPYYGLFQYSTDNIYTLQINPDSSINPDHLSYFHFVGRIMGLAVFHGHYINGGFTVPFYKQLLGKPIQLSDLESVDPELHKSLVWILENDITPVLDHTFCVEHNAFGRILQHELKPNGRNVPVTEENKKEYVRLYVNWRFMRGIEAQFLALQKGFNELIPQHLLKPFDQKELELIIGGLDKIDLNDWKSNTRLKHCVADSNIVRWFWQAVETFDEERRARLLQFVTGSTRVPLQGFKALQGAAGPRLFTIHLIDANTDNLPKAHTCFNRIDIPPYESYEKLYEKLLTAVEETCGFAVE